A portion of the Cydia strobilella chromosome 5, ilCydStro3.1, whole genome shotgun sequence genome contains these proteins:
- the LOC134741541 gene encoding protein krueppel-like, producing MALSLQSTQNSRGVSVRPLSTMRQESLPMLAERLLATRAAALVAGLPAELYSGALLAAWPPSPPAPLLPPPELDRGRKRRRASKLDDTVTTSHTTAPLSPPSSGSSPGAADPPRDKLFTCKICSRSFGYKHVLQNHERTHTGEKPFECGECHKRFTRDHHLKTHLRLHTGEKPYSCPHCPRHFVQVANLRRHLRVHTGERPYACPSCPARFSDSNQLKAHALVHEGDAPFACRCGARFRRRQAAALHRCAGTGCEPDSPSPPAATAADWRWDEWPEQTEPEDLSLPRRPATPDSPTDLRVHSA from the exons ATGGCCTTATCGCTGCAGTCGACACAGAATTCGAGAG GTGTGTCAGTGAGACCGCTATCAACAATGCGTCAAGAATCATTACCGATGTTAGCTGAGCGCCTGCTGGCGACGCGCGCTGCGGCGCTAGTGGCCGGGTTGCCGGCCGAGCTGTACTCGGGCGCGCTTCTGGCCGCCTGGCCGCCGTCTCCGCCCGCGCCGTTGCTGCCTCCGCCGGAGCTGGATCGCGGCCGCAAGCGACGCCGCGCGTCCAAACTCGACGACACCGTCACCACCTCGCACACGACCGCGCCCCTCTCCCCACCCTCCTCGGGGTCTTCACCCGGTGCAGCCGACCCGCCCAGAGATAAACTTTTCACCTGCAAGATCTGCTCGCGTTCTTTCGGTTACAAACACGTGCTACAGAACCACGAGCGCACTCACACTGGTGAGAAGCCGTTTGAGTGCGGTGAGTGCCACAAGCGGTTCACGCGCGACCACCACCTGAAGACACACCTCCGCCTGCACACGGGCGAGAAGCCATACAGCTGCCCGCACTGTCCACGCCACTTCGTGCAGGTGGCCAACCTGCGGCGGCACTTGCGCGTGCACACCGGCGAGCGGCCATACGCTTGCCCGAGCTGCCCGGCGCGCTTCTCCGACTCCAACCAGTTGAAAGCCCATGCGCTGGTGCACGAGGGTGATGCCCCGTTCGCTTGCCGCTGCGGGGCGCGCTTTCGGCGGCGACAGGCGGCCGCTCTGCACCGCTGCGCTGGCACCGGCTGTGAGCCCGACTCGCCGAGCCCGCCCGCGGCCACGGCCGCCGACTGGCGCTGGGACGAGTGGCCCGAGCAGACGGAGCCCGAGGACCTGTCGCTCCCCCGGCGGCCGGCCAcgccggactcgcccaccgacttGCGCGTGCACTCCGCGTAG